The DNA sequence TTCTGTACACATTGATTCCATATACTCCAAGTCCCTTTTCAAGCACAGTCAAACGAAATTGATTCAGCATAGATTCCTTCATGATTTAACCCTCCCGTTTATGTAATGCATTTTATTATATTATAATGCAGCCGGGGACGGTTAACAACTTTTTCGCAAGCACAAGTGCCAAGGGGGAGGGACGGTTAACAATTCTACAGAGTGTTGTCGGACTAAGGGTAGGGACAGTTAACAATTTCACAGAATGGGTAAAGTAGGGGTAGGGGTAGTAGGGGACGGTTAATAATTGATTATCATTTTAAGACAAATAGGACATGCACTCTTAGGCATGTCCTATTTGTCTTAAATAAGTGAGGATTTATTAACCGTCCCCTAAGTTTCAAACAATTGTTAACCGTCCCTAATCTTTGGTCTTTACCTTATGGCCGCCAAATTCATTTCTTAATGCGGCAATAACCTTTGCCGAAAAACTTTCTTCCTGCTCCGATCTATACCTCATAATGACCGAATCCGTTATAACCGGCGCCGGCACTTTGAGTTCAAGGGCTGTCTGTGCCGTCCAGAGTCCCTCTCCTGACGAGTATGCGACTCCTTCGATTTTATCAAGCTTTTCATCCTTGCTGAAGGCATCTGCCATTAATTCCATCAGCCAGCCTCTGATTACCGAACCATTGTCCCATAATCTCGCAATCTTTTCATTATCAATATCAAATTCGCTTTTGTCCAGTATCTCAAATCCCTCACCAATTGCCTGCATCATCCCATATTCTATCCCGTTGTGCACCATCTTTGTAAAATGGCCGCTTCCACTCTTTCCTGCATAGAGATATCCGCCTTCCACAGAGATATCTTTAAACAGTTTTTCAACTCTCTCAAAGACATCTCTATCGCCGCCAACCATTGTGCAAACGCCCTGCCGTGCTCCTTCTATTCCGCCGCTTACCCCTGCGTCAAGAAAATCAATGTTTAAGGCCTTAAGCTTTTTATATCTTCGCATCGAATCCTTGTAGAAAGAATTGCCACCGTCGATTATGGTATCTCCACTTTTAAAAATAGAAATTAAGCCATCTATTGTATCGTCAACAGCTTTGCCTGCCGGCACCATAAGCCAGACGACCCTGTTTTCGTTTCCAAGCCTTTTGACCAGATTCTGGATGCTGTTTGCAATTTCAATTTTTTCTTTCTTTGCCTCAAGCATTCTATCCTCACAAATATCGTAAGCGATAATCTCATGTCCCTTTCCGGCTGCATTTATTGCCAGATTCAATCCCATCTTGCCAAGTCCTATAATCCCTAATTTCAATGTTTACACCTCCGCAAGTAATAATTATTTAAACTGCACCAAATATTTCTATTCCCTTTGAAAACCGGTCAACATTTCAAAAACAGGAGTTATCCTGTTAACCGCTTCTTTATAAACCTTGAAATATTCGCTGTAAATCGCTCTCGCATCCTCCCTGGGCTCAATAACTGAATTTTCTTTTATAATAAATGATAAATCCTCAAGTTTTTTGACCATACCTGTTGCATACATTCCAAGCATCAAGGCTCCAATGCAGGGGCTCTCATAGTTTTCCGGAAGGACTAGCTTTCTCCCCAAAACATCGCTTAATATCTGTATCCACTCCGCTGATCTTGTAAAACCACCGTTTACATATATCCTGTCAATACTTCCAACAAGCTCCGAAACGGCTTTATATATATCATTCATTTCATAACATATTCCCTCTATTATTGCCCTTGCGAAATGCTTCTTTTTATGAATATCAGAAATACCGAGGAAGCAGCCCCTTAAGTTTGGATTCCAGTAAGGCGCTCTCTCACCCGTCAAAAATGGCAGGAATATGAGTCC is a window from the Clostridiales bacterium genome containing:
- the gnd gene encoding decarboxylating 6-phosphogluconate dehydrogenase, whose protein sequence is MKLGIIGLGKMGLNLAINAAGKGHEIIAYDICEDRMLEAKKEKIEIANSIQNLVKRLGNENRVVWLMVPAGKAVDDTIDGLISIFKSGDTIIDGGNSFYKDSMRRYKKLKALNIDFLDAGVSGGIEGARQGVCTMVGGDRDVFERVEKLFKDISVEGGYLYAGKSGSGHFTKMVHNGIEYGMMQAIGEGFEILDKSEFDIDNEKIARLWDNGSVIRGWLMELMADAFSKDEKLDKIEGVAYSSGEGLWTAQTALELKVPAPVITDSVIMRYRSEQEESFSAKVIAALRNEFGGHKVKTKD